Part of the Paracoccus sp. MC1862 genome, GGCTCCGTTCGCCGTGACGGTGCCAATGGCTTGGTCCGGCAGCGCCGGGCTGTCTTCCTCGCAGCTGGAGGTGAACTCGACTTGGTCCGCCCCCTGGAAAGTGGTCCTCCCTGAAGCAGGCTTTCGAGCCGGATGGAGGCCGGCGGAATGTCGCGGAAGAAGCACGAACCCGAGGAGATCGTGGCCAGGCTCCGGCAGGTCGGCGTGTTGGTGTCGCGGGGCCGGTCGGTGGCCGGGGCGGTGCGCTCGATCGGCGTGACGCAGTTGACCTGCTCCCGGTGGCGCAAGGAGTTCGGCGGGCTGCAGGGCGATCGGGTCAAACGCCTGAAGGAGCGGGAGAAGGAGAACGGGCGGCTGCGGAAGGCCGTCTCCGGCCTGACGCCGGAGAAGCTGATCCTGCGTGGTGAGGCCTGTGGCCGAACGCCTCGGGCAACTTCCAGGCCCCGCGCGTCGCCGTGCCTGCATCGGGCAGGTCCGGCAGGAGTTCCGTGTCTCGGCGCGCCTCGCCTGCCGCGTGCCCGGCCCGCCTCGCTCGACCCGAGCCGGAAGGTGCCGCGCGGACGGGCCGATGAAGAGGCGCTGACTGCCGGCATCGTTGCGCTTGCCGCCCGGCAGGGGCGCTGCGGCCAGCGGCGGATCCCGGCCCTGCTCGGGCATGCCGGCCGGACGGGGAACGTGACGCGCGGCGCGGGGGCGAGGCCTGCGTCGACGGCGGCGGGAGGGGCTGACGGCGCCTGCGCCGCAACCGGGGAAGGCGCGGCTCCGGCGCGACGACGGATCGTGCCTCCGTCTGCGGCCAGCGCGTCCAGACCACGTCCGGTCTTGCGACTTCGTCGCGGCCCGGACCCGTGACGGCGGGAAGTTCCGCATGCGCGACCTGATCGGCGGGTTCGCCCGGGAAGCCCTGGCGCTCCGGCTCAGCCGCAAGCCGAACGCGCCGGCTGTCATCGACGTGCTGCCGGACCGGTTCCTCCTCCGCGGCGTGCCCGGCCCTGTCCGGCCGGACAACGGCCCGGCGTTCGTGGCCACCGCGCTGCGCGACCGGATCGCCGCGGCCGGCGCCGGAACGGCCTCTGTCGAGCCTGGATCCCCCGGGGAGGGAGGAGGATCAGGAAACGGTCCGGGGGACTGTGTGCCCGACGACGGGCCGCTGCGAGAGCTTCACCGCCAAGCTGCGCGACGAGCGGCTCACCGGCGACATCCTCTGCAGCCTCGCCGCGGCGAAGATCGTCCTCGCGGCGGGGCGCCGCCCTTGCACCACAAAGCGCCCGCATTCCTCCCCGGGCGAGCGGCCCCCCGCTCCCGAGGTCCCGCAGGGACCGCCTTCGCCACCCGGAGCCGCTTGCCCGGCCACCCCGAGCATGGCGCCAGCACCCGTCATGCACCAAGATCGGAAAGGGACCACCCCAGCGGGGCTGGCCAATCCCGCTTGAACTCCTCGCTGCGTATCACTGCCATATCCAGTCCCCTTCTTGGTGAGCATCGCTCTCAGAAGACCGGAACGGAACCGAGACAGGTCCAGGTTGTCGTGAAGGCGCGCTGGTCTCTCAGCATGGACGAACGCGAGCGCGTGGTGGCCGGGAACATCCTCAAAGAATGTGCGGCACGCTGACTTTGCGGCAATCGCCACGAAGCGGAAGAACGACCGGATCGCGGCGAGCCGGGTGTTGCGGCTGCGCGCGCTGTTTCCCCGCGCCGTCTCGGTGTGGACGAGGAAGTCGGCGACCAGATCTGCGTCGATGTCCTCGACTATGAGCTTGAACGGTGGTTTGCCCGTCCGGGCGCTCGCGAACCGCAGCAGCAGGCGGAACGTGTCGCGATAACCGGCAATCGTATGCCGGCTGGCCTCCATCTGGACGCAGAGCCGGTCGGTGAAGAAGCGCTGGATCAGCGTCGGCAAGGTTGCGGCGCTCATTGGACCGTCTCCCCGGCATTCGCGGTGGCGCGCGCCATCGCGAGGTCAAGCAGTTCCGGCACGGCCTCCAGATACCAGAAGGTGTCGGAAGGATTGCTATGACCCAGATAGGTTGTCAGCCGGATCATCTCGCGCGCCGGGTCTTTGCCCGCGCGATACCAGTTGATCATCGTCCGCACGGCAAAGGTGTGGCGCAGGTCATGGATGCGTGGTCCCTGGCCATGCCGTCCGTATTTCTGATCCGCGCGCAGGCCGATCCGCTGGCAGACATGCGCGAAGCTGTAGCGGGCGCCGCAGTCGGTCAGCCTCGTTCCCTTTTCGGCGACGAAGAATGCAGGCGCCGCACGCCCGAGCAATCGGTCCCGCTCCGTGGCGTAGGCATCGAGCTGCGCCGCGACGCTCGGATCGAGCGGAAGCAGCCGTTCCCGGCCCCGTTTTCCGAACCGCACACGCAGGACGCCATCGCCCGTGTC contains:
- a CDS encoding tyrosine-type recombinase/integrase — encoded protein: MSLTPQLDRYLSVRRRLGYDLRTTERILRRFTRYADAEGAVHIDTALFLRWHGTLTEACGSTRAARLCVVRMFAQWLSSFDPAHEVPPRGLLPASSHRPRPHIYSEAEIGSIIAAARDLPSIYGLRGLTCSTLFGLVAVTGLRISEALALDPDDLDTGDGVLRVRFGKRGRERLLPLDPSVAAQLDAYATERDRLLGRAAPAFFVAEKGTRLTDCGARYSFAHVCQRIGLRADQKYGRHGQGPRIHDLRHTFAVRTMINWYRAGKDPAREMIRLTTYLGHSNPSDTFWYLEAVPELLDLAMARATANAGETVQ